A part of Tardiphaga sp. vice304 genomic DNA contains:
- a CDS encoding fumarylacetoacetate hydrolase family protein, whose product MKLATYSAGGQQKVGLVHSNDSKLFDVATAAGRNGGNPAFASMLSLIDAGEGALDTARVLFEKHGNDESLSVAVAGADILAPVPEPRQCRDGMSFPLHILQAPRGQQKLAARAKNDMEELARIEAEPLGELPEVYRRQPIYYITNRFSVRGTNTTVKWPRYSQVMDYELEFGIITKNKGANITAAKAKDHIFGYTIFNDFSARDAQRLEMEGRLGPAKGKSFDGGNVMGPWIVTPDEIGDPYKLKMECRVNGKVRSSGVTEGMLFPFEELIAHISQDETLMPGEFIGSGTVGNGCGLELGWYLEHNDEIELEVEKIGVLKNKVVRQDV is encoded by the coding sequence TTGAAACTCGCGACATATAGCGCAGGCGGCCAGCAGAAGGTCGGGCTGGTCCATTCCAACGACAGCAAACTGTTCGACGTCGCCACAGCCGCCGGCCGCAATGGCGGCAACCCCGCCTTCGCCTCGATGCTGTCGCTGATCGACGCGGGCGAAGGCGCGCTGGATACGGCGCGCGTCCTGTTCGAGAAGCACGGCAACGACGAATCGCTGTCGGTCGCGGTGGCCGGCGCCGATATCCTCGCACCGGTGCCTGAGCCACGACAGTGCCGCGACGGCATGTCGTTTCCGCTGCATATCTTGCAGGCGCCGCGCGGCCAGCAGAAACTGGCGGCCCGCGCCAAGAACGACATGGAAGAGCTGGCGCGAATCGAGGCCGAACCGCTCGGCGAATTGCCGGAAGTGTATCGCCGCCAGCCGATCTACTACATCACCAACCGCTTTTCGGTGCGCGGCACCAACACCACCGTCAAGTGGCCGCGTTACAGCCAGGTGATGGATTACGAGCTCGAATTCGGCATCATCACCAAGAACAAGGGCGCCAACATCACGGCCGCCAAGGCGAAGGATCACATCTTCGGCTACACCATCTTCAACGATTTTTCGGCGCGCGACGCGCAGCGGCTGGAAATGGAAGGAAGGCTCGGCCCCGCCAAGGGCAAGAGCTTCGATGGCGGCAACGTGATGGGCCCGTGGATCGTCACGCCCGACGAGATCGGCGATCCCTACAAGCTCAAAATGGAATGCCGCGTCAACGGCAAGGTGCGCTCCTCCGGCGTCACCGAAGGCATGCTGTTTCCGTTCGAGGAACTGATCGCGCACATCTCGCAGGACGAGACCCTGATGCCCGGCGAATTCATCGGCTCCGGTACCGTCGGAAATGGCTGCGGCCTCGAGCTTGGCTGGTATCTCGAGCACAATGACGAGATCGAACTCGAAGTCGAGAAGATCGGCGTGCTCAAGAACAAGGTGGTTCGGCAGGACGTCTAA
- a CDS encoding GntR family transcriptional regulator translates to MADATRSDVDASGSDTLSERAATLLQHDIIAGRLAPGARLGIVDLVQRYDIGATPLREGLSRLMSRGLIVGIGQRGFRVADISREDLADITRMRTVVEMEALRLAIQNGNDAWEAGILGALHQMRRHIERIGDAFREGAPDFDRLHKGFHTALLSACGSRRLLSAHSDLYDQAYRYRRVMMRGFDSGAQFVEAHQLLADRILARDIGASQAALESHLHSTLAYVYPPGQGD, encoded by the coding sequence ATGGCGGACGCAACTCGCAGCGACGTGGACGCGTCCGGCTCGGACACGCTGAGCGAACGCGCCGCCACGCTGCTGCAGCACGACATCATTGCCGGGCGTCTTGCGCCCGGCGCGCGTCTCGGCATCGTCGATCTGGTGCAACGCTATGATATCGGCGCCACGCCGCTGCGCGAGGGCCTGTCTCGGCTGATGTCGCGCGGGCTGATCGTCGGCATCGGCCAGCGCGGTTTTCGCGTCGCCGACATCAGCCGCGAGGATCTCGCCGATATCACGCGGATGCGTACCGTGGTCGAGATGGAGGCGCTGCGGCTGGCGATCCAGAACGGCAACGATGCCTGGGAGGCGGGCATCTTGGGCGCGCTGCACCAGATGCGCCGCCATATCGAGCGGATTGGCGACGCCTTTCGCGAAGGCGCGCCGGATTTCGACCGGCTGCACAAGGGATTCCACACCGCGCTGCTGTCGGCCTGCGGCTCGAGGCGGCTGTTGTCGGCGCATTCCGACCTGTACGACCAGGCCTATCGCTACCGCCGCGTGATGATGCGCGGCTTCGACTCCGGCGCGCAATTCGTCGAGGCGCATCAATTGCTCGCCGATCGCATTCTCGCGCGCGACATCGGCGCATCTCAGGCCGCGCTCGAATCGCATCTGCATTCGACGCTGGCCTATGTCTATCCGCCCGGTCAGGGAGACTAA
- a CDS encoding amidohydrolase family protein, translating into MKAGAKGLGACACHSGFKVFSCTTPSRRGFMLGLAGAAALATTGVARRAQAAADGASFRIDVHHHLSPPTYITASNAAKFGDPLMKNWTPAKSIEDMDKAGVAVSMLSVTTPALNPIPQAQARTLARESNEYAAKLMADHPGRFGSFAMVPLLDTEGALREIAYALDVLKADGIGLMTSYGDKWLGDPSFIPVMEEFNRRKAVVYTHPTAANCCVNLVPTQQPVMIEFGTDTTRTIADILFSGNARRFPDIKWIFSHAGGTMPFLIERFVRNPMLDPKAKDTVPDGTLAELKRFYYDTAQVSNKGSLSALAAIIPASQILFGTDFPYRKSLDHVEGLRQAGVFSDEQIAAIERGNALKLFPRLTG; encoded by the coding sequence ATGAAGGCTGGCGCAAAAGGGCTTGGCGCGTGCGCGTGTCATAGCGGCTTCAAGGTATTCTCATGCACCACGCCGAGCCGGCGTGGCTTCATGCTCGGGCTGGCTGGCGCGGCGGCACTGGCGACGACCGGGGTCGCCAGGCGCGCTCAGGCAGCGGCCGATGGCGCGTCGTTTCGCATCGACGTTCATCACCATCTCTCACCGCCGACCTACATCACCGCGTCGAATGCGGCGAAGTTCGGCGATCCGCTGATGAAGAACTGGACGCCGGCGAAGTCCATCGAGGACATGGACAAGGCCGGCGTTGCCGTCTCCATGCTCTCCGTGACGACGCCGGCGCTCAATCCGATCCCGCAGGCGCAAGCCCGCACGCTTGCGCGCGAATCCAACGAATACGCGGCCAAGCTGATGGCGGATCATCCCGGCCGGTTCGGCAGCTTCGCCATGGTGCCACTTCTGGACACCGAGGGTGCGCTGCGGGAGATCGCCTATGCGCTGGATGTCCTGAAGGCCGACGGCATCGGCCTGATGACGAGCTACGGTGACAAGTGGCTCGGCGATCCCTCGTTCATCCCGGTGATGGAAGAGTTCAATCGCCGCAAGGCCGTCGTCTACACCCATCCCACGGCGGCGAACTGCTGTGTGAACCTGGTGCCGACGCAACAGCCGGTGATGATCGAGTTCGGCACCGACACCACGCGGACCATCGCGGACATTCTGTTCAGCGGCAACGCGCGGCGCTTCCCCGATATCAAATGGATCTTTTCTCATGCGGGCGGTACCATGCCGTTCCTGATCGAACGCTTCGTGCGCAACCCGATGCTGGACCCGAAGGCAAAGGACACCGTGCCCGACGGGACACTGGCCGAGCTGAAGCGCTTCTATTACGACACCGCGCAGGTCTCCAATAAGGGATCGCTGTCGGCCCTGGCGGCGATCATCCCGGCATCGCAGATCCTGTTCGGGACAGACTTTCCATACCGCAAGAGCCTCGATCACGTCGAAGGTCTGCGGCAGGCGGGCGTGTTTTCCGACGAACAGATCGCGGCGATCGAGCGCGGCAATGCGCTGAAGTTGTTCCCGCGTCTGACTGGCTGA
- a CDS encoding ABC transporter substrate-binding protein: MKKLAGLALAASLFAGAAQAQNKLQIGCTATTDCASAMVAVDEGIFKKHGLDVEMTLIGINSNIPAAILSGSIQIGGPTSTVFLQAVDGGLDLVAVAGATVMNPNSNANITAFVRNGITIKEPKDFVGKKVGAPGLGAFLHVLFVKWLVEKGVDPKSVNFVEVTFPTMADIIKSGGVDVVLAAEPFITRMTNAGLGTIGARYAAELNRTEPIIFYAASRDWAEKNPEVIRKFRAAIAEAAPIVNNDREKSAASIAKFTKQTIELVKASAPNKSEPVLKADQLAWWIDIMASQKMLQSKVDLNKVMLK; the protein is encoded by the coding sequence ATGAAAAAGCTCGCAGGTCTGGCGTTGGCGGCATCGTTGTTCGCAGGTGCAGCACAAGCCCAGAACAAGCTCCAGATCGGCTGCACCGCGACGACCGACTGCGCGTCGGCAATGGTCGCAGTCGATGAGGGCATCTTCAAGAAGCACGGCCTCGACGTCGAAATGACGTTGATCGGCATCAACTCCAACATCCCGGCCGCGATCCTGTCCGGCTCGATCCAGATCGGCGGGCCGACCTCGACCGTATTCCTGCAGGCCGTCGATGGCGGGCTGGATCTCGTCGCGGTGGCCGGCGCCACCGTGATGAACCCGAATTCCAACGCCAATATCACCGCCTTCGTGCGCAACGGCATCACCATCAAGGAGCCGAAGGACTTCGTCGGCAAGAAGGTCGGCGCGCCCGGCCTCGGCGCCTTCCTCCACGTGCTGTTCGTCAAGTGGCTGGTGGAAAAGGGCGTCGATCCGAAGAGCGTGAACTTCGTCGAGGTCACCTTCCCGACCATGGCCGACATCATCAAGTCCGGCGGCGTCGACGTGGTGCTGGCGGCCGAGCCGTTCATCACCCGCATGACCAATGCCGGGCTGGGCACGATCGGCGCGCGCTACGCCGCCGAACTGAATCGCACCGAGCCGATCATCTTCTATGCCGCGTCGCGCGACTGGGCCGAGAAAAACCCGGAAGTCATCCGAAAATTCCGTGCGGCGATCGCGGAAGCGGCGCCGATCGTCAACAACGACCGGGAGAAATCGGCAGCTTCGATCGCCAAGTTCACCAAACAGACGATTGAACTGGTGAAGGCGTCGGCGCCCAACAAGTCCGAGCCGGTGCTGAAAGCCGATCAACTGGCCTGGTGGATCGACATCATGGCCTCGCAGAAGATGCTGCAGAGCAAGGTCGACCTCAACAAAGTCATGCTGAAGTAG
- the pgm gene encoding phosphoglucomutase (alpha-D-glucose-1,6-bisphosphate-dependent) yields MAAHIDPLAGKTIDPAWLVNVPRLVTAYFAGKPDPAIPAQRVAFGTSGHRGSALATSFNENHILAISQAICDYRRSAGIDGPLFIGIDTHALAEPALVSALEVFAANGVHVMIDQHDGYTPTPVISHAILTWNKGRTSGLADGVVVTPSHNPPEDGGFKYNPPNGGPADTDITGAMEKAANGFLENDLAGIKRMPYARARKSEFVKPYDFITPYVADLGNVVDMEAIRNAGVKIGIDPLGGAGVEYWQPIIDRYRLDATIVSDVVDPTFRFMTLDWDGKIRMDCSSPYAMARLIGMRDEFDVAFANDTDADRHGIVTRSGGLMNPNHYLAAAISYLFEHRPNWSPDAAVGKTIVSSAIIDRVVKKMGRRLVETPVGFKWFVDGLGDGSFGFGGEESAGASFLRRDGTVWTTDKDGLILGLLAAEITAVTREDPSQRFEKLTQEFGVPYYERIDAPASVEQKSLLKKLSPAQIAMTELAGDAVTSTLTEAPGNGVAFGGIKVSTDNGWFAARPSGTEDVYKIYAESFVSQDHLRQIQDDAQGSIAKVFAAGK; encoded by the coding sequence GTGGCTGCTCATATCGACCCGTTGGCCGGCAAGACGATTGATCCCGCTTGGCTGGTCAATGTGCCGCGCCTCGTCACGGCCTATTTCGCCGGCAAGCCCGATCCGGCGATTCCGGCGCAGCGCGTCGCCTTCGGCACCTCGGGGCACCGCGGCTCGGCCCTCGCCACCTCATTCAACGAGAACCATATCCTCGCCATCAGCCAGGCGATTTGCGACTATCGTCGCAGCGCCGGCATCGACGGCCCGCTGTTCATCGGCATCGACACTCATGCGCTGGCCGAGCCGGCGCTGGTCAGCGCGCTGGAAGTGTTCGCCGCCAATGGCGTCCATGTGATGATCGACCAGCACGACGGCTACACGCCGACGCCGGTGATCAGCCACGCGATCCTCACCTGGAACAAGGGCCGGACCTCGGGTCTCGCGGACGGCGTGGTGGTGACGCCGTCGCACAATCCGCCGGAGGATGGCGGCTTCAAATACAATCCGCCGAACGGCGGTCCGGCCGATACTGACATCACCGGCGCTATGGAGAAGGCCGCCAACGGTTTCCTCGAGAACGATCTCGCCGGCATCAAGCGGATGCCCTATGCACGCGCCCGCAAGTCGGAATTCGTCAAGCCTTACGACTTCATCACGCCTTACGTCGCCGACCTCGGCAACGTCGTCGACATGGAAGCGATCCGCAACGCCGGCGTGAAGATCGGCATCGATCCGCTGGGCGGCGCCGGCGTGGAATACTGGCAGCCGATCATTGATCGCTACAGACTCGATGCCACCATCGTCAGCGACGTCGTCGATCCCACCTTCCGCTTCATGACGCTGGACTGGGACGGCAAGATCCGCATGGACTGCTCCTCGCCCTATGCGATGGCGCGGCTGATCGGGATGCGCGACGAGTTCGACGTCGCCTTCGCCAACGACACCGACGCCGACCGCCACGGCATCGTCACCCGCTCCGGCGGGCTGATGAATCCGAACCACTATCTGGCCGCCGCGATCTCCTATCTGTTCGAACACCGCCCGAACTGGAGCCCGGACGCAGCGGTCGGCAAGACCATCGTTTCCAGCGCGATCATCGACCGCGTTGTGAAGAAGATGGGCCGTCGACTGGTGGAGACGCCGGTCGGCTTCAAATGGTTCGTCGATGGCCTGGGCGACGGCTCGTTCGGCTTCGGCGGCGAGGAGAGCGCGGGCGCATCGTTCCTGCGCCGCGACGGCACGGTATGGACCACCGACAAGGACGGCCTGATCCTCGGCCTGCTCGCGGCGGAAATCACCGCGGTGACCAGGGAGGATCCAAGCCAGCGTTTCGAGAAACTCACGCAGGAGTTCGGCGTGCCGTATTACGAGCGCATCGACGCGCCGGCCTCGGTAGAACAGAAGAGCCTGCTGAAGAAGCTGTCGCCGGCGCAGATCGCCATGACGGAACTGGCCGGAGATGCGGTGACCTCGACGCTGACCGAAGCACCCGGCAACGGCGTGGCGTTCGGTGGCATCAAGGTGTCCACCGACAACGGCTGGTTCGCGGCAAGGCCGTCCGGCACGGAGGATGTCTACAAGATCTACGCGGAAAGTTTCGTCAGCCAGGATCACCTGCGCCAGATCCAGGACGACGCGCAGGGGTCGATCGCGAAAGTGTTTGCTGCCGGCAAGTAA
- the araD gene encoding L-arabinonate dehydratase, translating into MTRTKKNPDQLRSARWFAPDDLRAFGHRSRAMQQGYAPEEWKGRPVIAILNTWSDAQPCHMHFKTRVEDVKRGILMAGGFPMELPALSLSESFLKPTTMLYRNMLAMDAEELLRGHPVDGVVLMGGCDKTTPGLLLGATSAGYPAIYLPAGPMLRGNWKGKTLGSGSDAWKYWDERRAGKISDKEWVEVEGGIARSYGTCMTMGTASTMTAIAESIGMSLPGASSIPAADSGHIRMASECGRRIVEMVWEDLTPAKIQTRHAFENAIVVAMAMGCSTNAIIHLIAQARRAGHDIGLDDFETASRKVPVIANVRPSGDTYLMEDFYYAGGLPALMSRIRDHLHLDALTVTGKTIGENIADAQVHNDDIIRTIENPIYAEGALAVLKGNLAPDGCVIKPSACEPRFLKHSGPALVFDDYPSLKKAVDDENLDVTADHVLILRNAGPQGGPGMPEWGMLPIPTRLVKQGVRDMVRLSDARMSGTSYGACILHVAPESWIGGPLALVENGDIISLDVDARIIHLEVSDEEMARRRAAWTAPQRHYERGYGWMFTKHIQQANDGCDFDFLETAFGGKVKEPVIY; encoded by the coding sequence ATGACCAGGACGAAGAAGAACCCGGATCAGTTGCGCAGCGCGCGCTGGTTTGCGCCCGATGATCTGCGCGCCTTCGGGCACCGCTCGCGGGCGATGCAGCAGGGCTATGCGCCGGAGGAGTGGAAGGGCCGGCCGGTCATCGCCATCCTCAACACCTGGTCGGATGCGCAGCCCTGCCACATGCACTTCAAGACCCGCGTCGAGGACGTCAAGCGCGGCATCCTGATGGCTGGCGGCTTTCCGATGGAGCTGCCGGCGCTGTCGCTGTCGGAATCCTTCCTGAAGCCGACCACCATGCTCTATCGCAACATGCTGGCGATGGACGCCGAGGAATTGCTGCGCGGCCACCCCGTCGATGGCGTCGTGCTGATGGGCGGCTGCGACAAGACTACGCCGGGCCTGCTGCTTGGCGCGACCAGCGCCGGCTATCCCGCGATCTATCTGCCGGCCGGTCCCATGCTGCGCGGCAACTGGAAGGGCAAGACGCTCGGCTCCGGCTCGGACGCCTGGAAATACTGGGACGAACGCCGCGCCGGCAAGATCTCCGACAAGGAATGGGTCGAGGTCGAAGGCGGCATCGCGCGCAGCTATGGCACCTGCATGACCATGGGCACCGCGAGCACTATGACCGCGATCGCGGAATCGATCGGCATGTCGCTGCCCGGCGCGTCGTCGATTCCCGCCGCCGATTCCGGCCACATCCGCATGGCCAGTGAATGCGGCCGCCGCATCGTCGAAATGGTGTGGGAGGACCTCACCCCTGCGAAAATCCAGACCCGCCACGCCTTCGAGAACGCCATCGTGGTGGCGATGGCGATGGGCTGCTCGACCAATGCGATCATCCATCTGATCGCGCAGGCGCGCCGTGCAGGCCACGACATCGGGCTCGATGATTTCGAGACCGCGAGCCGCAAGGTGCCTGTCATCGCCAATGTCAGGCCGAGCGGTGATACGTACCTTATGGAGGATTTCTATTACGCCGGCGGGCTGCCGGCACTGATGAGCCGCATCAGGGATCATCTGCATCTCGACGCGCTGACGGTAACCGGCAAGACGATCGGCGAGAACATCGCCGACGCCCAGGTCCACAATGACGACATCATCCGCACGATCGAGAATCCGATCTACGCCGAGGGCGCATTGGCGGTACTGAAGGGCAATCTGGCGCCGGACGGCTGCGTCATCAAACCCTCGGCCTGCGAGCCGCGCTTCCTCAAGCACTCCGGCCCGGCCCTGGTGTTCGATGATTATCCCTCGTTGAAAAAAGCCGTCGATGACGAGAATCTCGACGTCACGGCCGACCACGTGCTGATCCTGCGCAATGCCGGGCCGCAAGGCGGGCCGGGCATGCCGGAATGGGGCATGCTGCCGATCCCGACCAGACTGGTGAAGCAGGGTGTCCGTGACATGGTGCGACTGTCGGATGCGCGGATGAGCGGTACGAGCTACGGCGCCTGCATCCTGCACGTCGCGCCGGAATCCTGGATCGGCGGCCCGCTTGCGCTGGTCGAGAATGGTGACATCATCTCGCTGGATGTCGATGCCCGCATTATCCATTTGGAAGTTTCGGATGAAGAAATGGCCAGGCGCCGCGCGGCCTGGACTGCTCCGCAGCGGCACTATGAGCGCGGCTATGGCTGGATGTTCACCAAACACATCCAGCAGGCCAATGACGGTTGCGACTTCGATTTTCTCGAAACGGCGTTCGGCGGCAAGGTGAAAGAGCCGGTGATTTATTGA
- a CDS encoding cyclase family protein: MARRLIDISVPLQNDVPADPPGNHPTIQYIDHQQGLPRMLQFFDGLKKEDLPDGEGWAVEQISLSTHNGTHLDAPYHFHPTMNRGERSWTIDEVPLEWCLQPGVKLDFRHFPDGYVATAADVEAELKRIGHTLSPLEIVVVNTSAGVKYGQQDYVTSGCGMGYEATMYLLERGVRLTGIDGWSWDAPFVYTAKKYAETHDASLIWEGHKAGRHIGYCHIEKLHNLEELPSTGFTVSCFPVKIEKASAGWTRAVAIID, encoded by the coding sequence ATGGCCCGCCGCCTCATCGATATTTCCGTGCCCTTGCAGAACGACGTGCCCGCCGATCCGCCGGGCAACCATCCGACCATCCAGTACATCGATCACCAGCAGGGCCTGCCGCGCATGCTGCAGTTCTTCGACGGGCTGAAGAAGGAAGACCTGCCGGACGGCGAGGGCTGGGCGGTCGAGCAGATCAGCCTGTCCACGCATAACGGCACGCATCTCGACGCGCCGTATCATTTCCATCCGACCATGAACCGTGGCGAACGCTCCTGGACAATCGACGAGGTGCCGCTGGAATGGTGCCTGCAGCCCGGCGTCAAGCTCGACTTCCGGCATTTCCCCGACGGCTATGTCGCCACCGCGGCCGACGTCGAGGCCGAGCTGAAGCGCATCGGCCATACGCTGAGCCCGCTGGAGATCGTGGTGGTGAACACCTCGGCCGGCGTGAAATACGGCCAGCAGGACTACGTCACCTCCGGCTGCGGCATGGGCTACGAGGCGACGATGTATCTGCTGGAGCGCGGCGTGCGCCTCACCGGCATCGATGGCTGGAGCTGGGACGCGCCGTTCGTCTACACAGCGAAGAAATATGCCGAGACCCACGACGCCAGTCTGATCTGGGAAGGCCACAAGGCCGGCCGCCACATCGGCTACTGCCACATCGAGAAGCTGCACAATCTGGAAGAGTTGCCTTCCACCGGCTTTACGGTGTCGTGCTTCCCGGTGAAGATCGAGAAGGCGTCGGCAGGATGGACGAGGGCCGTAGCCATCATCGACTGA
- a CDS encoding ABC transporter permease codes for MNRERWKAAALPVALLVGLEVWARASHIQSDALAPPSAVAAALVEAFADGSILGATRDTLASAFAGLLIGGAVGLALGIALGIFKPFDRLMEVTIESLRPIPSIALLPIALIALGFGYRMEIVIVAFACVWPILILSRAAVRSIEPRLIEVSRALKLSPGDRVRKIIIPAALPRIFLAFRLAAGIALIVAVTVEIAINPIGLGAGIMTAQQALRPDLMLAYLLWIGLIGYALNTGLMLAQKHLFGPAALAGELR; via the coding sequence ATGAACAGGGAACGCTGGAAGGCCGCGGCGCTGCCCGTCGCGCTGCTCGTCGGGCTGGAGGTCTGGGCACGCGCGAGCCACATCCAGAGCGACGCGCTGGCGCCGCCCTCAGCGGTGGCCGCGGCTTTGGTAGAGGCCTTTGCCGACGGCTCGATCCTGGGTGCCACGCGCGACACGCTGGCCTCGGCCTTTGCGGGCCTCCTGATCGGCGGTGCCGTGGGCCTGGCGCTTGGCATCGCGCTCGGCATCTTCAAGCCGTTCGACCGCCTGATGGAAGTGACGATCGAATCGCTGCGGCCGATCCCCTCGATTGCGTTGCTGCCGATCGCGCTAATCGCGCTTGGCTTCGGCTACCGCATGGAGATCGTGATCGTCGCCTTTGCCTGCGTATGGCCGATCCTGATCCTGTCGCGCGCCGCGGTGCGCAGCATCGAGCCGCGGCTGATCGAGGTGTCGCGCGCGCTGAAGCTGTCGCCGGGCGACCGGGTGCGCAAGATCATCATCCCGGCGGCACTGCCGCGGATCTTCCTCGCGTTTCGTCTCGCCGCCGGCATCGCGCTGATCGTCGCCGTCACGGTGGAGATCGCGATCAATCCGATCGGGCTCGGCGCCGGCATCATGACCGCGCAGCAGGCGTTGCGGCCGGACCTGATGCTGGCCTATTTGCTGTGGATCGGGCTGATCGGCTACGCGCTGAACACCGGCCTGATGCTCGCGCAGAAACATCTATTCGGGCCGGCGGCCCTCGCCGGAGAACTGCGATGA
- a CDS encoding ABC transporter ATP-binding protein, whose translation MKSATARPLAKTAAVAPAKAQIAFSHVTLDLGGKTIIEDVSLDVKQGEFLCIIGASGCGKTTALRLAAGLYQPTSGDVVFDGVAMRAPRRDVAIVFQDYGKALLPWRTAAGNVSLALETIGMPAAQRPARIDELLKKVGLPNHADKYPAEMSGGMQQRLQIARCLAQEPKALLMDEPFGALDAMTRQGLQDEVLELVAASGATVIFVTHDLEEAIYLGDRVIGLLPHPGRIGIELNIDLPRPRDQLTTREQPEFLRLRRELFDFIKASEA comes from the coding sequence ATGAAATCCGCCACAGCGCGCCCGCTCGCCAAGACCGCTGCCGTCGCGCCCGCGAAAGCGCAGATCGCGTTCTCGCATGTCACGCTCGATCTCGGTGGCAAGACCATCATCGAGGACGTCAGCCTCGACGTGAAGCAGGGCGAGTTCCTCTGCATCATCGGGGCGTCGGGCTGCGGCAAGACCACGGCGCTGCGGCTCGCCGCCGGCCTGTATCAGCCGACCTCCGGCGACGTGGTGTTCGACGGCGTCGCCATGCGCGCGCCGCGGCGCGACGTCGCAATTGTGTTCCAGGACTATGGCAAGGCGCTGCTGCCGTGGCGCACCGCCGCCGGCAACGTCTCGCTGGCGCTGGAGACGATCGGCATGCCGGCCGCGCAGCGCCCGGCGCGGATCGACGAACTGCTGAAGAAGGTCGGGCTGCCGAACCACGCCGACAAATATCCGGCAGAGATGTCCGGCGGCATGCAGCAGCGATTGCAGATCGCGCGCTGTCTGGCGCAGGAGCCGAAGGCGCTGTTGATGGACGAGCCGTTCGGCGCGCTCGATGCGATGACCCGGCAGGGGTTGCAGGACGAGGTGCTCGAACTGGTCGCCGCCAGCGGCGCCACCGTGATCTTCGTCACGCATGACCTCGAAGAAGCGATCTACCTCGGCGACCGCGTCATCGGCCTGTTGCCGCATCCCGGCCGCATCGGAATCGAACTCAATATCGACCTGCCCCGCCCGCGCGACCAGCTCACCACGCGCGAGCAGCCGGAATTCCTGCGGCTGCGCCGCGAATTGTTCGACTTCATCAAGGCGTCGGAAGCATGA
- a CDS encoding ABC transporter permease: MNATVLMWRAASFLVAAGFVALWQLVADLKLVSPVFLPSPDRAWASLVRGFTSGDLLAKTIGTLEHMAYGWLLASIVGIALGAMIGSSKAMRSYVAPSLEFLRPLPVSAIIPVAIALFGLTQGMALFVIAFGAIWPMLLATVHGFAAVEPRLYEVARSLHMSRLAVIFKIALPSASPDIISGMRLSLTVALILSVVCEILAGLDGLGHWVLLSARSFRSADLFAGVILLGVIGYVTALAMSMVEQRLLRWRTSGH, from the coding sequence ATGAACGCCACCGTGCTGATGTGGCGCGCCGCCAGCTTTCTGGTCGCCGCGGGCTTCGTGGCGCTGTGGCAACTGGTGGCCGATCTCAAGCTCGTGTCGCCAGTGTTTCTGCCAAGCCCCGATCGCGCCTGGGCCTCGCTGGTGCGCGGCTTCACCTCCGGCGACCTGCTGGCGAAGACGATCGGCACGCTGGAGCACATGGCCTATGGCTGGCTACTGGCGTCCATCGTCGGCATCGCGCTCGGCGCGATGATCGGCTCCTCGAAAGCGATGCGCAGCTATGTCGCGCCGTCGCTGGAATTCCTGCGGCCGCTGCCGGTGTCGGCGATCATTCCGGTGGCGATCGCTCTGTTCGGCCTGACCCAGGGCATGGCGCTGTTCGTGATCGCATTCGGCGCGATCTGGCCGATGCTGCTGGCCACCGTGCACGGCTTCGCCGCGGTCGAGCCCAGACTCTACGAAGTAGCGCGCTCGCTGCACATGTCGCGCCTTGCCGTGATCTTCAAGATCGCGCTGCCTTCGGCCAGCCCCGACATCATCTCGGGGATGCGGCTCAGCCTCACGGTGGCGCTGATCCTGTCGGTGGTCTGCGAGATTCTCGCCGGCCTCGACGGGCTCGGCCATTGGGTGCTGCTGTCGGCGCGCTCGTTCCGGTCGGCGGACCTGTTCGCCGGCGTGATCCTGCTCGGCGTGATCGGCTACGTCACGGCGCTGGCGATGTCGATGGTCGAGCAGCGGCTGCTGAGGTGGCGGACGAGCGGACACTAG